GCTCGTCGACTTGCGGTGCATCGCCCTCGAGGCGCGCCCGGCGTCGCGCGCCAGTGCCGCCGTGACCATCGTCGTTGGTCGGTCCGGAGCTCGCGAAGGCGCTGCGAAGAGGCGCGAGGGGCGCTCGGCGCCTGGACGGTCTCGTGTTTCTCCGAAGGACTTTGCGAGCACCGACGCGCCAGGGCAGGGCGCTGTCCTCCACGCCATCGATTTCGGCGAGGCGCCCCCGGGCGCATGTGGGTCGCGCCGGCAGGCCACCGCTTCGGGCCCGACGATGAGTCGCGTGGTTGGGCCTCGTCGCCCGCGAATTGGGCGGGCCGCTCCGCATGGCGACGCTCGTCACCGACGCCCAGCGGCTTGCCGCGACCGACAACCTCACGGGCCTCCCTTAACCGTCGCGCCTTCGTCGAGGTGGTGGCTCGCGACGTGTCGCCGGCGCGTCGTCTCTGGTCGCACGCTCTCGCTGCTCACTCGACCTCGATCGCTGCGACAGGTCAACGGCATCCACGGTCGTGAGGTCAGGGATCTCGTGCTCTCCACCACGGGGGGGCGCTGGCGCAGACGGTGAGAAGAGCGATCTGGTGGCGCGGTGGGGTGGCGAGGAGTTCGTGGTCGCCCTGTCGCATACGGCGGCGTCGGGTGCGCGCGTGGTGGCCGGAACGTCTCCGGCGCCGATCGCCGACCGCGCCATCGCGCTGCCCCGACCGCACGTTTAACGTCACGTCGTCCATCGTCGCGAGCCTCGCCCGAACGAAGATCTCGACGGGCTCTTGGTCCGGGCCGACCGCGCGATGTACCGAAGGCGAAGTCGAGGCGGAACCGCGTCGGAGTCGGTCTGACGCTCGAGAAAGTCACGACGGTCGAGTCAAACTCGCCCGAGTGCGTCGGATCAGAGGCCTCGTTGGTACGCTCCGGGGGCGGTGATAATGAGTCGCGGGCTGTCGATGTCGATCTTCTTGTCCATGTACCAGTCGACGATCCGTGGCGTCGG
This DNA window, taken from Myxococcales bacterium, encodes the following:
- a CDS encoding diguanylate cyclase; amino-acid sequence: MVARSRCSLDLDRCDRSTASTVVRSGISCSPPRGGAGADGEKSDLVARWGGEEFVVALSHTAASGARVVAGTSPAPIADRAIALPRPHV